Proteins from a single region of Corylus avellana chromosome ca11, CavTom2PMs-1.0:
- the LOC132165530 gene encoding cytochrome P450 71AU50-like yields the protein MTTMAWTWTIAAGLVMLAYLLREWAWKSSSKKKKLPPGPRGFPIFGNLHMLGELPHRDLHRLAQKHGPVMHLRLGLMPTIIVSSPQAAEQFLKAHDLVFAGRPPLEAAKHISYEQKNLSMAPYGSYWRNIRKMCTLELLSSHKISSFKPMRKEELGLLVKFVQEAARDCVAVDLSAKVSSLSADMSCRMVFGKKYMDKDLDEKGFKAVIHEGMQLGAIPNLGDYIPCIARFDLQGLTRRMKAVSKVFDDFFEKIIDEHVQSKDENKTKDFVDVMLSFMGSQESEYRIERSNIKAIILDMLAGSMDTSATVIEWALSELMKNPQVMKKVQKELEDVVGLERMVEESDLDGLEYLDMVLKETFRLHPIAPLLLPHEATEDCTINGFHIPHKSRVMINVWAIGRDPSAWNDAEKFFPERFVGSNIDVRGRDFQLIPFGSGRRGCPGIQLGLTVVRLVVAQLVHCFDWELPDRMQPNELDMTEEFGVTTPRIKPLLAIPTYRLHK from the exons ATGACCACCATGGCTTGGACATGGACCATAGCCGCAGGACTGGTGATGCTTGCTTATCTCCTGCGAGAATGGGCATGGAAAAGCAGtagcaagaagaagaaactaCCTCCGGGTCCAAGAGGGTTCCCTATATTTGGGAACCTTCATATGTTGGGGGAATTACCTCATCGCGATCTTCATCGACTAGCCCAAAAACATGGCCCCGTCATGCACTTACGCCTAGGCTTGATGCCTACTATTATTGTCTCATCGCCTCAGGCTGCTGAGCAGTTCCTTAAAGCACATGACCTGGTGTTTGCTGGTAGACCGCCTCTTGAGGCCGCAAAGCACATCTCTTATGAGCAAAAGAACTTGTCCATGGCTCCATACGGCTCTTATTGGCGCAACATACGGAAGATGTGCACCCTTGAATTGCTTAGCAGTCATAAAATCAGTTCTTTCAAACCCATGAGAAAAGAAGAGCTTGGACTTTTGGTAAAGTTTGTTCAAGAGGCTGCCCGCGATTGTGTTGCTGTTGATCTGAGTGCCAAGGTTTCGTCTCTCAGCGCGGATATGAGTTGCCGTATGGTGTTTGGGAAGAAGTACATGGACAAGGATCTTGATGAGAAGGGATTCAAGGCTGTAATCCATGAAGGCATGCAACTGGGAGCAATTCCTAATCTTGGTGACTATATTCCTTGTATTGCGCGCTTTGATCTTCAGGGGCTGACCCGGCGGATGAAGGCTGTTAGTAAGGTTTTCGATGACTTTTTTGAGAAGATCATCGATGAACATGTCCAATCCAAGGACGAAAATAAGACCAAGGACTTCGTTGATGTCATGTTGAGCTTCATGGGATCTCAAGAATCTGAGTACCGGATTGAACGCTCCAATATCAAAGCCATCATTCTG GACATGCTTGCAGGATCAATGGACACTTCAGCAACAGTAATTGAGTGGGCACTCTCAGAACTAATGAAGAATCCCCAGGTAATGAAGAAAGTTCAAAAGGAGTTGGAAGATGTGGTGGGGTTGGAGAGGATGGTAGAGGAATCGGACTTGGATGGGTTGGAGTACTTGGACATGGTTTTGAAGGAAACCTTCAGGCTCCATCCAATAGCACCATTGTTGCTACCTCATGAGGCCACGGAGGATTGCACGATCAACGGTTTCCACATACCCCACAAGTCTAGAGTGATGATAAATGTATGGGCAATTGGGCGAGACCCAAGTGCTTGGAATGATGCAGAGAAGTTCTTCCCAGAAAGGTTTGTCGGAAGTAATATAGATGTCCGGGGACGTGACTTCCAACTTATCCCATTTGGGTCCGGCAGAAGAGGCTGCCCGGGGATTCAATTGGGTCTCACTGTGGTTCGGCTAGTGGTGGCACAACTTGTACATTGCTTTGATTGGGAGCTTCCTGATAGGATGCAGCCAAATGAGTTGGACATGACAGAGGAATTTGGTGTTACAACTCCAAGAATAAAGCCTCTACTTGCAATTCCTACTTATCGCCTAcacaaatga